The following are encoded in a window of Carya illinoinensis cultivar Pawnee chromosome 15, C.illinoinensisPawnee_v1, whole genome shotgun sequence genomic DNA:
- the LOC122296027 gene encoding E3 ubiquitin-protein ligase RNF12-B-like, which yields MASQVVASESFGISLQMRAREVNDSGNVEIRFVGSCRELMRNPNGGYTPIHDNFNYLSIPAAFIRVPPQVLLIPEWHQRYLNSMLCLRLNLEDAPLRATVAEHISSFALQHQAVSRFGGYFMTVELNFFHNIFRDEGSSNPITSLSDRDLAPNGGASRSAIIRLMEKGSFVASKSDDQELGMCSICLEEFASSNEAEELLRMDCSHVYHRACILPWLQKSNTCPACRRQVD from the coding sequence ATGGCTTCCCAAGTAGTGGCTTCTGAATCCTTTGGTATATCTCTGCAAATGAGGGCAAGAGAGGTGAACGACTCGGGCAACGTCGAAATTCGCTTCGTCGGGAGTTGCCGAGAACTCATGCGGAACCCCAACGGCGGCTACACCCCAATCCATGATAACTTCAACTACCTTTCGATACCTGCGGCTTTCATCCGAGTTCCCCCCCAGGTGCTCTTAATCCCGGAATGGCACCAACGCTACCTTAACTCCATGCTCTGTTTACGGCTCAACCTCGAAGACGCTCCACTCCGCGCGACCGTGGCCGAGCATATCTCGTCGTTCGCGTTGCAGCATCAGGCGGTCTCCCGGTTCGGGGGGTATTTCATGACGGTCGAGTTGAATTTCTTCCACAATATATTTCGCGATGAGGGATCCTCTAATCCTATAACGTCCTTGAGTGATAGGGATTTGGCACCCAATGGCGGCGCATCAAGAAGTGCGATCATCAGATTGATGGAGAAGGGGAGCTTTGTTGCGAGCAAGAGCGATGATCAAGAGTTGGGAATGTGCAGCATATGTTTGGAGGAGTTTGCATCTTCAAATGAGGCAGAAGAGCTTCTTCGCATGGATTGCTCACATGTTTATCATCGTGCTTGTATATTGCCCTGGCTGCAAAAGTCGAATACATGTCCAGCATGCCGTCGCCAAGTGGATTGA
- the LOC122295655 gene encoding GDSL esterase/lipase At1g29670-like encodes MTILLVQTSNQKQTHKSRPRISTTIMIRKTPLKFIFLCLSVLAYSSTCSTTSTTSHSSGVAKERAGIKGFFIFGSSLVDNGNNNYLQNSVAKADYLPYGIDFPLGPTGRFTNGKNVVDLLGDHLKLPSFIPVFTDPSTKGSKIVHGVNYASAASGILDDTGSLAGQVINLKQQIRNFEKVTLPELEAQVGRRSGGGVLPNYLFIVGTGGNDYSFNYFLSKSNSNVSLQAFTANLTASLSQQLKKLYDLGARKFVLMSVNPIGCSPMAMTMVMTNRPARSNGCVQGLNRAAHLFNTYLKSLIDVSKPLMPGSTFVYVNSYKIIRDIIKNPISKGFKDTSSPCCEVASLSEGGNGVLCKRGGRACAERSSHLFFDGLHPTEAVNIQIASKAYESDLKTEVYPTNIKNLAKSYVSN; translated from the exons ATGACAATATTATTAGTTCAAACCTCAAACCAGAAACAAACCCACAAGTCTAGACCCAGGATCTCCACAACGATCATGATCAGAAAGACACCCTTAAAATTCATCTTCTTGTGTCTCTCCGTCCTTGCTTACTCCTCCACATGCagtactactagtactacttctCATTCTTCTGGTGTAGCTAAGGAAAGAGCAGGGATCAaaggatttttcatttttggaagTTCTCTGGTTGATAATGGCAACAATAACTACCTCCAGAACTCAGTTGCCAAGGCTGACTACTTGCCATATGGAATAGACTTCCCTCTTGGGCCAACAGGAAGGTTTACAAATGGAAAGAATGTGGTAGACCTTCTAGGTGACCACCTTAAGCTGCCTTCATTCATTCCTGTATTTACTGACCCTTCTACTAAGGGAAGTAAGATTGTTCACGGTGTCAATTATGCTTCTGCTGCCTCCGGTATTCTTGATGATACAGGCTCGCTTGCG GGACAGGTGATCAATCTGAAACAACAAATCAGGAACTTTGAGAAGGTGACCTTGCCAGAATTGGAAGCTCAAGTGGGACGCAGAAGTGGAGGAGGGGTGCTTCCCAATTACTTGTTCATTGTGGGAACTGGGGGAAACGATTACTCATTCAACTACTTCCTGAGCAAATCCAACAGTAATGTCAGTCTTCAAGCCTTCACTGCCAACCTGACTGCATCACTGTCTCAGCAATTAAAG AAGTTGTACGATTTGGGGGCCCGGAAGTTTGTGTTGATGTCGGTAAACCCAATCGGCTGCAGTCCTATGGCTATGACCATGGTAATGACAAACCGCCCAGCTCGTAGTAATGGCTGCGTACAAGGTCTGAACCGGGCGGCTCACCTCTTCAATACTTACTTGAAGTCCCTCATAGATGTCAGCAAGCCACTCATGCCTGGTTCTACTTTTGTTTACGTAAACTCTTATAAGATTATCAGGGATATTATCAAAAACCCCATTTCTAAag GTTTCAAGGACACGAGCAGCCCTTGTTGTGAAGTGGCATCACTAAGCGAAGGTGGGAATGGTGTATTATGCAAAAGAGGTGGGAGAGCTTGTGCAGAGAGGAGCAGTCATTTGTTCTTTGATGGACTACATCCAACTGAAGCTGTTAATATTCAGATAGCAAGCAAGGCCTATGAATCTGATCTCAAAACCGAAGTCTACCCAACTAACATAAAAAATCTAGCCAAGTCTTATGTTTCTAATTGA